In Tachysurus vachellii isolate PV-2020 chromosome 12, HZAU_Pvac_v1, whole genome shotgun sequence, the DNA window GAATGTGTCATTTATGAATAGAAATTTAGAATTTCATTTATGAactctgttttctgtgtgttagAGAAAGATCAACATAATAATGGAGTTACATGTCACCATAAATGCTGCAGAAGAATTTAGGGTTATTAGATATAAGAAATGTATTCCATAATTTGCTGCATGTAGTTTAAAAATAAGTACCACAGCATACACTCGGTCTCTGGGAGCACAACCCCACCACTCTGCTCCTGTGAGAAGCAATGTCATTAACTTCATTCATACTCTGATGTTCCTACATGCACAAAACAACTGGAGGAAATCTAGAGTAGAAACTGGAAAGAACACAAAGTTATGATTTAGGCCGGAAACTACTTTAATACTGATTAAATGGCTATACTGTAATTTTgtgcattaattttttttaagaatgatGTAATCTTTTTACTACCATGATTTCTGGTTTACTGTGTAAAAATACAGCTAATTATGAGAATTTAGTATTAGTTCTATTtgatttttgtattaatttcaCTATAAGGCCTTTGGGATGTCTGAAGCATGCCCCTTTCCTGTTGCTGTGTTAAGTAAagtatacacttacacacacacaacccagtGAGTTAAATTTGTAAGtgattttttaaacacattggTTAAATCCTGTAGTGGGCTACATCATTTTGAAATGGGAGACGTTTGGGACGATCAGGACTTTCCCTAGAACTAGCTCTCTGTCCAAACTCAGTTACCCAGCTAGAAGGACCTTGGTCTGGGATTTGACCAAGAACCCAATGGCCAAATAAAAGTCCTCACTGGAGATAGGAGAAAATGTTCTGACAGGAAAAAACATCCTAGGGATGTGTGCTCTTTTAAAGGACttaaaaagcacacacaaagAGATTCTCAGGTTTGATGTGGAAAAAACCTCTGTGGGTCAAACTCAAAGCAGTATGTCATGTAAACTGGTACTATTCTCAGCAGCAGGGACAGGAAGACTGCTCAGAACTGAGGCAAGGAGAAAATCAGTCAAATACAGAGTGGTCCATGATGAAAACCTGCTTCACTGTGCACACAACCTAAGGGTCTAAGGTTCACCCTTTAGCATGGCAAAGACCTTATGTACACAGCCAAGACAATGCTGCTAAACATCCTTGAGTGGTTCAGCGAAAACGCAACATTGAGCCCTGCAGGATTTGTAGAGAGAGCTGAGGAGGTCAGTTAATATGTAACAGATGGAGTTTAGGAGGATCTGCCAGGACTTCAAAAGCTTTCACTGCTTCTAAAACGGATTCTACTGAATCAGGATCTGAATAGTTCAGAATTTTCATAaatcttttttcatttactttgtactgattattgaaaaaaagatcaaacaaatgtaatcacttttaaatgtaataaaattaaaattgtgaTTAAACTATAGTATGTTTTATAGttagctttgtttttctttttgtctttagtCATTTCATCTGTCTAGTAGTTATGGGAAGCCATCTATTAAACCACAAGTTTTAgcttacacacatgcagaatCTGTCCATTTTAACGGTGTGATTATTTTCCAACCACAGAACAGACATGTGGTACATTTGCACGCATGAAGCTTGCATTTGAACAGAAAACTCACACATTCATCTGCGGTTTATCTGCTTCCGACTACCAGCTGCTTTCATACACCATTTTTAACACTATTCAATTTGTACAAAACAAACCTGAAAGTTtatgttcataaataaaatgtgaatgttgATTGCTGTGCAACATTTATAGAGCAGTTCACACCACTGATCATCATATAGATAATTGaactataacaataacaaatttATATTGGACACACATCACATTCAGCTTCTCCAGCTCAGGTTTGTTAAAACGACTCCATCAGGTCCGTTAGTTTgtagaatgaatgaaacatgGCAGTGGGTTTGAACAGACATTAAGTCAGTGAAGTCACACTGAAATGCGAGACAGGAAGTGCAGCTACTAGATGAAATATTGAGCCGACATTTAGAGTTTTGCAAAAACATAAAGATGCTCTTTCATCGACCCAGGGATGTTCATTTATtgtgaaaaacacacattaaagatGCTTCCTAGTACATGACTAAGAATCCATTCAGTAACAGATATTTGAATATTAAAGTCAGACAGAAGCTCATCCCTTTCCATATAAAACTCTTTCACCTGTTTAACTGTCATTTTACTGAAGCACAAAAACCCAAACTACCAAAGACTTACTGGGCAAAGCTCACTGAATCGCCCAAGCTTCATTAATTAGGAATGACcttgagagagactgagagaaactTTTGAGGTCATTAACACATCTATTTTAGTTTGATTTTGTTCCTGTGGGCCCCTTCTTTTTTCCTGTAGTGCTGTAGTCTGTAGAAGTGTCCACTCCcctacacacagatacaccagcGTTTGATTCACCCAACACACTGTTTCCTCTTTGTCTCTGGTCTGATACACAATGGTTCAGTTTAatactctgtctgtgtttctctgtgtcatGGGTAAGTGTTTAGAATCTCATTTATTACTTTACTAAATGCTTATTATATttagaatatataaatacacgAGTCATTAGTCACGACTGTGTAactgaaaaattgaaaaaaaaaaaactccagttGTGAAATTTATACTGAgaacttttttcctttattcaaGTTCCAAATATTGAGCTAAATACCCTGTACCACTGCTTTTAAGACAGAcacaataataaagaaaaacggtTGCAAGATTTTACAAGATATTCAGTATATATGCACAGTACTGTgaaaaaaaagcctaaaatgaatacaaaaactATAAAGAGCAGTGAACAGTGATAAACTGAACAaagtcaatatttggtgttacaaCATTTGCTTTATTAAACTGCTGCTGACACCTAAAATAATAGTAACTTTTACTGAGCATCTGAATCTGCATTTGAATCTTTTGCATGTGAAATTATGCAGCCTTTATTATGGTTCCTGTCTGAAAATTGCTTGtagaaagttttaaataaacattgacATAAACTaaagaattagaaaaaaatgaacaacaaaATGAGCCCCTCAATTTTGACAAAGTAGAAAAAACAAGTGAACTTAAGATTAAGACTGTGGAAAAATGTAGGaccagaaaaaagaataaaaaaaggaaaagaataaacagaataaatattgaTTATGGTGAGATGCATGTACGAAACCATCAGTCCTTTACAACTGAGCCAGTGTAGTACaatatgtacactatatacagtagagTAAACTCACAAACACCACTATCACTAGAAAACTAGAAAATATCAAAGAAGGGCAGGAAATAGATTTGAAACAAGAAACCCATAGCAGACCTACTCATGAAACTtcagaattttaaataaaaagtatataaaagcTATGGGCTTCACAAAGTAGAAAAACTTTATGATCTAAGGCAAAAGCCAAGAGAAGGAACACAGAGAAGGACCTTTTTTTGGATATAACTGGAAACTTGCAGAGGCAAAGAGTAGAAAACTTTCAAGGGCAAAGAGTATGTGAGCAACAAGTGCTACATGTGCTgaaatgtgattaaataaatgCCAGATGAGGAGACATATGTGGAAATATGATTTAACAAACTGGCCATTTGGGGAAACGTGTTGAAATGTGATTAGGCCGGGAACctaaatgtaatgtataatatatatgtgtgtgtgtgtgtgtgtgtgtgtgtgtgtgtgtgtgtgtgtgtgtgtgtgtgtgtgtgtgtgtgtgtgtgtgaatatataaaaatgtgtgatGTTATAATGTggattgtgtgttttataagtTACAGGTTTGCTCTTAGAGACTCAGAGCTCTTTAACTTTGGAGGCAGAAGCTGGAGATAACGTCACTATTTGGTGCCAACATGATCTGACTGATACATCTTTCATCTTCTGGTTTAAACACACAAGTGATTCAGTTCCACTTCTTCTTGGGTGTAAAAAGTTTAGGACATCAGCTCCATCACAGTCATGTTACTTCtttagtgagagtgagagaatagtGATGTCTGTTCATGGCAGTAAAACGTCTCTCACAATCACTGCAGTAAACGTCTCTGATACAGGACTCTATTACTGCAGCTTCACTGACAGAATGATCTTCAGTAACTCCACATATTTACAAGTGAAAGGTCCATTTATCAATttatacactgaacactatcAGTAAAAGATGATTCAGATGATTGAGGTTATAAAATTAATGTTTCTTCTTTCAGggttaaataaatcaatttctgAGGACAAAGCAACgggtttgttgttatttttttctcccaaagacttcaatgtacatttttattttattcaaatttgatGTGGATTAAATCATCAAAATGTTTCCTTTAATGTTTTCTACAAGGTTCAGCTGTATTCTTTATGCTGAATGTGCTCTTCATGCTGAATGCAGTGTTTGGTTCAGTGACCATGTTTCttctcagtgttttgatctTCATCATTCTGAagtacagaaaaacacacagaggtaAAACATACAGCTCTGGGAAAAATTAAGAGACCACTGGAAAATGATCAGTTTCTCTGGTTTTACTATTTATAGGTATgtgtttgaataaaatgaacatgGAGAGTGAGACACTGGGCTTGTAGCCTCTCCAGGTCTCAGTCTCACCATTAGATGAGCAGGTATTGGGCAAAGCTGGAAAACTCATCAGAGATGACAACCTTACTAAAGTCCTTTACAGTTTAATCCTTATGGTTTTTTGTAAACCTCAGTCTGGCTTTTCATTGCTTCTCATTGATGaaggactttttattttttacacaattatagCCCTGAATCTAGGTTCAAACCGTCCTCACTGTGCACTTCACCCCAGTTTCTGTTTGTCATTCTTTTGTAGGTCACTTGATGCCATCCTATAGTTGTTGAGTGGCATTCCAATGACTTGGTGGTCATCCGGTCAGTGGAGAGTCGTTTTCACCCTCCAAACCTTTGTAGCTTTATGTCTCCAGAGTCTGAACCATGACATTTTTCTTATGAACCCTTGTCTTAAAAATTTAAAGAATGGAATCAACCTGATGCTCATTGTTTTCAACTCTTTTGACATGGccagtatttattatttgactcgGATTACTAGCATTACTACTAACACTGTTTTTTCCACCCAGTTGGTGCTATAGGAAAAGGATAGTAATgacagcatcagtgttttttatcattttctttatCATTATCATTGTATGTAATGGCTGCAAGACATGTAGAAATGCTGACTGAAAATTTGATGTGGTCTCTTCATTCTTTCCAGAGCTGTATACTCctctaattataataaaaaataaacaaataaattaataaataaaataacctaaTCCTGGCCTTGTGTTCCATTAGGTGCTGATAATGATGAAGAAGTGAATGAGGTAAATGtgagaaaaatgtaaacacacacacacacacacacacacacacacacacacacacacacacacacacacacacacacacagacctccaGATTGATTCATGCTAATTAAACACAAGTCAGAACATCAGGGGTGTTTATTTGTACAGGTGAAGTGTTTATTAACTATTATCTCATTTAGGGCTTATTTTGAAGACAAATATCTTCTATCTTCAAATACCATATCTTTAAAGCAAGTGTCcctgatttatttgttatattttttcgTCTCGTGTATCTTCTGTGTTCCTGCAGgtttctgactctgactctgtgaATTGTGCTGTACTTCAGTTCTCTAAGAAGAAAACCAAAAAGAACAAGAGGCATGATGTAAAGGTGTATACACATGTTGTATTTTCTTCAGTGGAACAGAGTCATGTGTGTGCATAAAGTCACATATAATTTACTGTTTACTTCATATTATACTGACGTTTCTGATGGTCCGTGTTTAGAGGAACTGAAGCTTTTATGACATCACAGTTACAGAATTTATGTGAATTACACTGAATCTAATCTGATGATATGGTCCAGTATAATATCTCCAGGATGACTTTAGTCTTGTCAgtgaaataattaacaaatatttaCTAATCCACTTGTTTCAAGTGGAATCTCAGGAGTCTGAAATGGTTTATTGATCTGGTATTTGAATGGTTTTTGCAGTTCTTTGTTCAGTAAGATTGAGTTGCTGATGTTCAAGGTTGCTAAAGTGGGACATTTTCTCtttaacatttctttaaattttctcttttctcatttTACTCTTTAagacacttttctctctctttaaccaGAAGACATgcacatattttttgtttatcttatGTTTTACTtgtaaaatgactaaaaaactTTGCAtgtattatgtaaatatatacgtGTTATCTAAGATATTATTCTTGTCTCCTCTACAGCTccactcctcttcctctctgcagTGATCTAAACCTCTAACTCACTGCTCGTTCCTGCTCTGTCTTTTCTCATCTTCATTGctctctttcttcattttatcACATATATATCTTAAGTATAAGAAATAATACAGCAAATACAGCAGAGATCAATCACTGTAATATTGATTAATTACTATACACTACTAATGGattttatacataaatgtgtgtatatatatatatatatatatatatatatatatatatatgtatatacatattgcTTATACTTAAGATTACTATTCACTTATTAGGGTTCAACACActgatagagaaaaaaaattacaattattttaatgtgtgatttgacatttgatatattttttctacTAATTATCAACCTGTGTATGTATTTAACACAAGCACTTTTATAAATAAGTCACACAAACGAGATTATATTTGACCAGCAGGAGACACTGTCATGCAGCATTCATCAAAGCTTCAATAATTGGACAATTCTTCCAGACAACTGAAACCGTTAATGCTTCATTGCTTCAAAAATCTTCATTTCCCATCTCTACACACTTTGCACCTCCTAATGTACAAAcattaatttgtattaatgaTGATCATATGAATGTGTTACATATCCTGATGATGTCTGACTTCATTTTACATTGAATAATGTACAGCCATGACCAAAAGTTTTAAGAGTGACACAAATATTGATTTTCACAAAGTCTGCTGCTTCAGTGTTTGTAGATATTTTTGTCAGATGTTACAACAGTATTCTGAAGTATAATTACAAGCGTTTCATGAGTGTTGACTGTCTCTTTGGGATTATGGTCTGGGAAGTTTCCAGGCCATAGACCCAaaattttgatgttttgttccCTGAGCCAATTAGTTATCACTTTTGCCTTATGTCAAGGTGCCCCATCATGCTGGAAAAGTCATTGTTCATCACCAAATTGTTCTAGGATGGTTGGGAGCTcagagaatgtttttttttttttttgttttgtttttttgcttttggaGGATGCTTTTTCTTGATGATCTGATAAATGGTTGATTTAGGTGTAATCTTATTAGCAGCAATATTCTTGCCTGTGAATCCATTttcagtggttagcacgttcgcctcacacctccagggtcggggttcgattcccgcctccaccttgtgtgtgtggagtttgcatgttctccccgtgcctcgggggtttcggggggtactccggtttatTTTTGAGTGGTTAAATTCTGCACTGTAAAATGAAGGACAATAGCGCTGTATTTAAAGTTTTGCTTTTACTCCCATTTTCTGTTCAGCTTTCTTCAGCAGGTAAGTTTAgaacaataatttattaaataattataaagttatattctgtaaatgttGGTCAGTAGTAACAGCAGACTGAATATAAACTGTGGGTCTCATTTTACTCTTCAGTGAAAGAATGAAGTTTGATAACGGAAGTGTGTTTTTCTGCGTTAGTCTTTACATGGTGATTGCAAAAACATATATTTGTGCTACTTGTTTAATAGAtattttaagtaattattaGAAGATATTGAATGAGGTATCATTGATATACTTGCAAACGAGAATATAATTTTACCATAGCTTAATTAATTTCACAAAGACGTTAATTTTCAGCTCTGTTTTTAGTGCTAATTTAAAACGAGGCACATTTAGTAtcattttaatgtataattTCTCAATTATAATTCTACATAGTctctaaatgtttatatatccTGTGAAATAGAGTAGTCAGGTCTGAATCTCTGTTGTGCACAGGAACCTACACTGctataatctatttatttaaataatttataggTTAATAAATGCTTATGCAAAATGCATACGACCTTAtgcagagctaaggacttaagtaagttgtATTAGCCATATAAAGTTCATtgtgtgcaacctggtgcagaCAGTACAACAGGCAAtacaaacactacaggacaaatacacaaaacagcgccacccagtgtacatactgtatattatactgaACATTGTGCAGAAATAAAGGATTCTGACAAAGAGGGTTCtagtaaacatatatacacttgtGTAATAGTAATATTAGTAACAGTTTGATGagtattgaaatgtggtgtgtaAAACAGCAACTGACTGAATGTACAGGACAACATGTGCAAAGATAACAAAACAGTATGCAGaaccagcatgtaaacagtttaatatggTGGTACTGTAGATATGGATGTATATTGAATGAGTGTCCAAGTGTGTTTTTGAGGTCCAAGTAACAGGAgatcacacactgtgtgtgtgtgtgtgtgtgtgtgtgtgtgtgtgtgtgtgtgtgtgtgtgtgtgtgtgtgtgtgtgtgtgtgtgttctgtgcagttcagttcagttctggtTGTTGAAGAGTCTGAGTGTTTGCTGGaagaaactgtttttttaaaatgattttgtgaAATTATTATAAGAAGATGACTTTTTCCCTCACATTGTTTTGCATTGTTtacaaacaaatattaatgaCAGATTATTCAATCATTTTTCTTGTGAACTGTATCAGGCACAGCAgtatttgtgcattttgtgagaatatttttattgctttttatgATGGATTTCATTAAACTTTTTTGTATCttattgtgtttatacatgagctcacaggaACCCACAGTTGGCTTGTGgtactgtgattgacaggagagagggTTTAGCCCCTCCCACCTGAGAACGAGCCTAATATTGCTCCAGATTTGATGTTGAGCCTGATCAACCtttaaataacacataaaacattaaaaaaaatactttttaaccCCAAAATCTCAAACTTAAGACTTTTGCACTCAACCagatgttatatacagtatgtgttaaaGATGAAACACAAGAACAACACAAGAATTCTTCTTTGAGTATGAAAAATATggtgaatgtgtttattattacatttcctAACTATTATATCAATGCGATCCAAAAgtgatatagatatatagtaattcaactcaaatagtgaaacttgtgtattatacaaattcagtacacacggactgaagtagtttaagtctttggttttTTTAATAGTGATGATTTTGGcttacatttaacaaaaacacaccaattcaaaaaatcaaaaaatagaatacttcataagaattgtaaattgttggccttctggaaagtatgttcatttagtatatatgtactcaatacttggtaggggctccatttgctttaattactgcctcaattcggCGTGGCagggaggtgatcagtctgtggcactgctgaggtggtatggaagcccaggtttctttgacagagGCCTTCAGGttgtctgcattttttggtcGCTTGCTTCTTATTTTCCTCTAGACAATACCACAGAATCTATGGGGTTCATGTCTGGTGATTTGCTGGCCAGTCAACCACAACACCATGGTcttttaaccaacttttggtgcttttggcagtgtgggcaggtgccaggtcctgctggaaaatgaactcggcatctttaaaaagctggtcagcagaaggaagcatgaagtgctctacaATTTCTTGGTAAATTGGTGCAGTGAGTttaattttcaaaaaacacagtggaccatcaccagcagatgacattgcaccccaaatcatcacaggctgtggaaacttaacaatGGACTCCACTCTTCCTCCAAACTCTATGCCCTTGgtttccaaataaaatacaaaacttgctctcatttGAAAAGAGAACTTTGGACCAATCGGCAACAGTCCAATTCTTCTTCTCCTCAGCCAAGCTAAGATGCCTCTTATATGGAAataggagaagaaagaaaaattggGGTCAATCTTTGAATATACCccaatttgttttttcttttcctattttCCACTATATTCCACTCATTGGTTTCATTCACTATACTATCGTCTCCCAGTGGTTCGTCCTCCATTTTCAGATATCTTCTGGAATCATCCAAACTTCCTACCATGCTCACTCCACTCTCAATCCAGTCATTGCCAACAGCCCCTCCCACTCAGAATAACAGCgtcagtttttttctttaatcctCAGTAAAATACATTGTGTGACAGCTTTAATGGTTGTTGTGCTTGTTGTGCCATATGCAGTGGtggaaatacattttaaacaaacacacatttccaGTGTAGCAGTTTACATGTAATGTAGACCAGACATTTATCTGAACTCAGTACAACTACACAGAAAAAATTGAGTGACAGAAAAAAGTActgaacacagtaaaaaaaaaaaaaaaaaaaaaaacagctgattGCATTAATTAGTTCTATTTCCTCAACCTTCACTCATCATAGAATTCATCTTAGATTTCTTAGCTCCTAAATGTTCTTATAAACACCATCATGCCTGTTATCTGCAAGCGGAAGCAACACATATCAGCCATTAACCAGGTATGAATGTCAACATCTCACAAGATCTCTGACTAAAGTTAATCAGAAGAGTAGATCAGATACTCTTTCATCGAACCAGGGATGTTCATTTATTGTGTATGTAGTACATGACTAAGAATCCATTCAGTAACAGATATTTGAAAATTAGTCATTTTACTGAAGCACAAAAAcccaaacaaccaaaaacttaATGGGAAAAGCTCATTGAATCACTCAAGCTTCTTTAATTAAGAATGATCTTGGAAAGGTGTGATATTCATTGCATGTTACTGCTTGAGGACTGATTGTAAATCATCAACACTTAATCAGAGTTTCTTTAACCAGAGTCATCTGTATCATTGTGTGAGATTATATCAGTTTTGTGTCAGAATAAAAAACTGAGAAACAGAAGACTCTGAAGACTGAGAGAAACTGTTGAGATCATTGACATCtatgttagttttattttttttcctgtagtgCTGTATTCTGTAGAAGTGtccacacccctacacacagatacaccagcGTTTGATTCACCCAACAAACCGTCCCTTAcgcaacaaaaatatatttctcaatATATTACGTGACAATATATTTCATGCGTCTCCATATATTGTGAAACTTACATAGTAATATATCatatgatatattatataataatatattatatattgcaatatatgGGAAAATACTGCAATTATTGCCGTTTCCATATATtgaaaaaatacatcaatataTTATCTAATATATTGTTATGTATATTGAAATATGTACCAcattatatgaaattatatattgGAAGAGCcattgtatatatgtaaatatatatgtgatAATATACCTcaatgtacaaaataatataaTCAGATTTATATGGGAACATATGTCttaaatatattgatttatattacataatatattatatatatatattgtgtaatatattgtgtaatatattacacaatatattacacaatatatatatatatatatatatatatatatatatatatatatatatatatatatataatatattatgtaatataaatcaatatattatgtcttaaatatattgatttatattacataatatattatatatatacttatcatattatatactgtactgtatacatggtaaatatgaaataatctaATGTACAATGTCtgtcatattttataaatataaatataatagattGAATAAGACATCAATATAGTTCACAGTAACTGAAtgaggtttatttaaaaaaagcagcTGAAGGGACAGTGACCTGAGAACAAACAGAATGAAAGGCATGTCACCAAggcaataaaatctttttttttctttttttaaacatgttgcCATCTATTGGATCACATAAAAATATCATGTGATCCAATAGatggcaacaacaacaactataaatgaacaaaaatacttaaaagaattattaaaacatttcctaAAGGACAACTGTTCttcattgtaataaaataaatcagtcttcagtgcaacaaaaacagaacaatccCTCAGTGGAAAAAACATGACAATCCTTTAGTTCAGTGTTATGGATCCCGCATagtaacatactgtatcaaGACCCACTCTGATAGTCCTTCAGTTGTCCATGGACTTTTTCTTCTCCTGGTGTCTTAACTCACAGATCTTTTTGTTTATGGCCGTTCGTATGTCTGGAATCTTCGCCCCTGGGTGTTGCTGAACAACTGCatctgtaaaagaaaa includes these proteins:
- the LOC132855035 gene encoding uncharacterized protein LOC132855035 codes for the protein MVQFNTLSVFLCVMGLLLETQSSLTLEAEAGDNVTIWCQHDLTDTSFIFWFKHTSDSVPLLLGCKKFRTSAPSQSCYFFSESERIVMSVHGSKTSLTITAVNVSDTGLYYCSFTDRMIFSNSTYLQVKGSAVFFMLNVLFMLNAVFGSVTMFLLSVLIFIILKYRKTHRGADNDEEVNEVSDSDSVNCAVLQFSKKKTKKNKRHDLHSSSSLQ